A stretch of the Nerophis ophidion isolate RoL-2023_Sa linkage group LG27, RoL_Noph_v1.0, whole genome shotgun sequence genome encodes the following:
- the LOC133544348 gene encoding trifunctional purine biosynthetic protein adenosine-3-like → MCVCVCVQAVSTVSLLAASREDISSSRLGLQLLPATLKLTGAMAERVLVVGGGGREHALAWKLAQSPHIQQVLVAPGNAGTANCGKISNSEVSVSNHAILAQFCKDHHVGLVVVGPEVPLAAGMVDDLTAAGVPCFGPSARAAELEASKSFSKAFMERHGIPTARYGSFTNAKEACNYIRTADFPALVVKASGLAAGKGVIVAQDQEEACRAVMDIMKDRAFGSAGDTVVVEELLEGEEVSCLCFSDGSTVSSMPPAQDHKRLQDGDQGPNTGGMGAYCPTPQVSHELLVQIRESVLQKTVDAMKQEGAPYVGVLYAGLMLTQKGPKVLEFNCRFGDPECQVLLPLLKSDLYEVILNTINGKLASSAPEWHKEKAAVTVVMASAGYPGAYNKGMAITGLSQVEDMGIQVFHAGTGLKDGQVVSSGGRVLTVTAVRPSLESALQAANEGVAAVGFPGAVYRRDIGHRAISHLKQRRGLTYKDSGVDIAAGNKLVDIIKPLARATSRPGCNAELGGFAGLFDLKAAGFLDPVLVSGTDGVGTKLKIAQACGQHGSLGQDLVAMCVNDVLAQGAEPLFFLDYFSCGSLDVNVAAAVVAGIAKACEIAGCALLGGETAEMPGVYGPGEYDLAGFCVGAVERSALLPRLADITEGDLLIGVASSGIHSNGFSLVRKVLERANLSYSSPAPFGHPGQTVGEVLLTPTKIYSRLLLPILRSGAVKAYAHITGGGLLENIPRVLPQELAVDIDASRWSIPPVFSWLQKEGGLSEDEMTRTFNCGLGAVLVVAPMEAQRVLRQLQAHEEAWIVGALAHKQPGTESVAVRNLKHSLLSGGPASKNGNCLGDISTPHRRTKVGVLISGTGTNLQALIEQARRPSSCAEIVVVISNKPGVQGLKRAALAGIQTRVVDHKLYGSRAEFDGTIDRVLEEFGVELVCLAGFMRILTGGFVKKWNSKILNIHPSLLPSFKGVNAQKQALQAGVRVSGCTVHFVAEEVDAGAIIVQEAVPVMSGDTEESLSARIKEAEHKAFPVAMELVSSGAVHLSEDGRVIWRSH, encoded by the exons atgtgtgtgtgtgtgtgtgtgcaggctgTGTCCACTGTCAGTCTGCTGGCTGCAAGCAGGGAAGACATTTCTTCCTCCCGACTCGGACTCCAACTCCTTCCCGCCACTCTCAAACTAACAG GTGCCATGGCTGAAAGGGTGCTGGTGGTTGGCGGTGGAGGGCGGGAGCACGCTCTGGCCTGGAAGTTGGCACAGTCGCCACACATTCAGCAAGTCCTTGTGGCTCCCGGGAACGCAGGGACAGCAAACTGCGGGAAGATCAGCAACTCTG AGGTATCTGTGAGTAACCACGCCATTTTGGCTCAGTTCTGTAAGGACCATCATGTGGGGCTCGTGGTGGTCGGCCCAGAGGTTCCGCTCGCTGCGG GTATGGTGGATGACCTGACGGCAGCAGGTGTACCATGTTTTGGCCCGTCTGCCAGAGCCGCCGAGTTGGAGGCCAGCAAGAGCTTCTCCAAGGCCTTCATGGAGCGCCACGGCATTCCCACGGCCCGCTACGGCTCCTTCACCAACGCAAAGGAGGCTTGCAACTACATTCGCAC GGCTGACTTCCCAGCGCTGGTTGTGAAGGCCAGTGGCTTGGCAGCGGGTAAAGGAGTTATTGTGGCACAAGACCAGGAAGAGGCCTGTCGGGCAGTGATGGACATCATGAAG GACCGAGCGTTTGGTTCTGCTGGCGACACAGTGGTGGTGGAGGAGCTTCTCGAAGGCGAGGAAGTATCT TGTCTGTGCTTCAGCGATGGCTCCACAGTGTCGTCAATGCCTCCAGCGCAGGATCACAAACGGCTGCAAGATGGCGATCAAGGTCCGAATACAGGTGGCATGGGAGCCTACTGCCCCACCCCTCAG GTGAGCCATGAGCTACTGGTGCAGATCCGAGAGTCTGTGCTTCAAAAGACCGTGGATGCGATGAAGCAAGAGGGAGCTCCTTATGTTG GTGTGCTGTATGCCGGCCTCATGTTAACCCAGAAGGGACCCAAAGTTCTGGAGTTCAATTGTCGCTTTGGAGACCCCGAGTGCCAGGTCTTGCTGCCCTTGCTGAAAAGTGACTTGTATGAGGTCATTTTGAACACGATTAATGGCAAGCTGGCCTCTAGCGCCCCTGAGTGGCACAAGGAAAAAGCCGCAGTGACCGTGGTGATGGCGAGTGCCGGCTACCCAGGTGCCTACAACAAAGGAATGGCCATCACAG GTCTGTCCCAGGTGGAAGACATGGGCATCCAGGTGTTCCACGCAGGTACAGGGCTGAAGGACGGACAGGTGGTGTCCAGCGGTGGGCGCGTCCTGACGGTCACCGCGGTCAGACCTTCGCTAGAGTCGGCACTGCAGGCAGCCAATGAGGGAGTGGCTGCGGTCGGTTTCCCGGGTGCTGTGTACCGCCGTGACATTGGTCACCGGGCCATTTCCCACCTGAAGCAACGCAG AGGCCTGACTTATAAGGACAGCGGCGTGGACATTGCTGCGGGCAACAAGCTGGTGGACATAATCAAGCCTCTGGCCAGGGCAACTTCCCGCCCAG GATGTAATGCAGAGCTGGGAGGCTTCGCTGGACTTTTTGACCTTAAAGCTGCAGGATTCCTCGACCCGGTTTTGGTATCTGGAACTGACGGTGTTGGGACCAAACTGAAG ATTGCCCAGGCGTGCGGTCAGCATGGCAGCTTGGGTCAGGATCTAGTCGCCATGTGCGTGAACGACGTCCTGGCTCAGGGAGCAGAGCCGCTTTTCTTCCTCGATTACTTCTCCTGCGGAAGCCTGGATGTGAACGTGGCCGCCGCAGTGGTCGCTGGCATCGCCAAAGCCTGTGAGATTGCTGGCTGTGCTCTGCTGG GTGGAGAGACCGCAGAAATGCCTGGCGTCTACGGCCCTGGGGAGTATGATCTAGCCGGGTTCTGCGTGGGAGCAGTAGAGCGTAGCGCCCTGCTGCCGAGACTGGCAGACATCACGGAGGGAGACCTGTTGATTGGAGTGGCATCCTCTGGTATCCACAGCAACGGCTTTAGCCTGGTCCGCAAGGTCCTGGAACGTGCAAATCTAAGCTACAGCTCCCCGGCACCCTTTGGCCACCCGGGACAGACTGTTG GAGAGGTTTTGCTGACGCCAACAAAGATCTACAGTCGTCTGCTGCTCCCAATCCTGCGCAGCGGTGCGGTGAAAGCCTACGCTCACATCACCGGTGGAGGACTTCTGGAAAACATTCCTCGGGTTTTGCCCCAGGAGCTAGCAGTCGATATAG ATGCGTCTCGTTGGAGCATCCCACCAGTGTTTTCCTGGCTCCAGAAAGAGGGCGgactgagcgaggatgaaatgaCCCGCACTTTCAACTGCGGCCTGGGAGCAGTGCTAGTGGTGGCCCCGATGGAGGCTCAGAGGGTCTTGCGGCAGCTGCAGGCCCACGAGGAGGCCTGGATTGTGGGCGCACTCGCTCACAAGCAGCCTG GTACTGAGTCCGTGGCGGTCCGCAACCTGAAGCACAGCCTGCTGAGCGGCGGTCCAGCTTCCAAGAATGGCAATTGCCTCGGTGACATCAGCACGCCACACAGGAGGACCAAAGTCGGCGTTCTCATTTCAGGGACAG GTACCAACCTGCAGGCGCTGATCGAGCAGGCCAGGCGTCCATCGAGCTGTGCAGAGATCGTGGTGGTCATCTCTAACAAGCCTGGAGTTCAGGGCCTCAAAAGAGCAGCACTGGCTGGGATCCAGACACGG GTGGTGGACCACAAACTCTACGGGAGCCGAGCGGAGTTTGATGGCACCATTGACCGCGtccttgaagaatttggagtggAGCTTGTGTGTCTGGCTGGTTTCATGCGGATCCTCACGGGGGGTTTTGTTAAGAAATGGAACA GTAAGAtcttgaacatccatccatccttgctGCCGTCCTTCAAGGGTGTGAACGCCCAAAAGCAGGCTCTCCAGGCCGGGGTGCGGGTCAGCGGCTGCACGGTCCACTTTGTTGCA GAGGAGGTGGACGCAGGGGCCATCATCGTGCAGGAGGCGGTGCCAGTGATGAGCGGCGATACTGAAGAAAGTCTGTCAGCCCGAATCAAAGAGGCTGAGCATAAGGCCTTTCCTGTGGCGATGGAGCTGGTCTCCAGCGGAGCTGTCCATCTTAGTGAGGATGGACGTGTCATCTGGAGGTCACATTAG